Within the Carassius gibelio isolate Cgi1373 ecotype wild population from Czech Republic chromosome B4, carGib1.2-hapl.c, whole genome shotgun sequence genome, the region AGGTGTTCGATACAGATGCATGGCTCAGATTGATGAGAATGTGACAGATCATCACTGTGACCTCTATAGGCTGCTCAACACTTCGGTCAGAGTTTGGCAGGATGGAAATCAGCTCCGGTAACACCTGTTTAACTGTAGAGATGTTCATAAACCATTTGTTTATTCACACTTCTGCCTGGCACAGCCATGTGCTGTTATTGTGCGTATTGTTAAAAAATGGCAGCTCACCAATATCTGCATGCAGTTCTCTGTAACGAGAAATGTTTTTTAGCAGTGACACAGATATTCTGATCTCTTCCTTCTCTCCTTCTTGTAGCATCTTTTTCACCTGAGATAGACCTCCTTCTTTTTGCACAATGAAGTGTCCGATGGCTTGGGATGTCTAATGgagataaaatacattaatagaaGCCTGAATGTGATGTGAAGTCAGTGCTGGTTATAGTTATTTTACTGAGATTCATTTCTAGATCATACCTCTCCAGAACAAGCTGTGAGGTTCTGCAGCGCTCCGATGGATGCCACCTTTGTGTGCTGGTTTGTGCTGACAGCGATGAGAGAGAGATACATGCGGACGGTGATGGCGCTCCAGAGCCACTCTACACCCTGAGGACTGCCGTTCTCCTCAAGTAACGGATAGTCTTCATCCGCTTCCTGAGCCTGAGGTGAGTCACAACATATGATGCCAAATATGAGGTCAATTTGTGTTTGACGCCAATACATTTGCTTTAGAGATTTTGGTCAGTTTGAATACTCAACAGAAAAAAGTCAAGGCATACATTTTCCTTACATAAATCCTTCCAGTTCAAATTtttcaagatgagtttgtttcgtcATTGGTACAGAtatggagaaattcagcattacatcacttgctcatcaatggatcctctacagtgaatgggtgccgtcggaataaGCGCccaaacaaatgataaaaacgacacaataatccacaagtaattcacgcGGCTCCTGTCCATTGATAAATGacgtgaagcaaaaagctgcatgtttttgacaaacaaatccatcattaagatgtttttaccgTTGCTTCCAGGTAAAAGTCCCCCATCCATAATATTTTAAAGTCATCTCGTCCTAATCAGGGGAGAAATGTGCGCAGATCAAGCACATTTACAAGCTAAAACAGTTCTAGataattatatgtattttgaTATGAGAGAACAACAAGAGGaacactggaggaagtgttattatagattatggacTCAAAACATTGGTTTAAAGTTAAATTGCCATATTGATGGATTTGATTCAGATTTTAACTTTACAAGAGCCTAATtaggtgcgtttacatggacactttttgcttccatcggaatGAATACATTCGtacgtagtgtttacatgaacggtaaataaagtgatcgggttgatgtgcgcgtttacatgtcacaagcttctgatcggatttactcttttgacatgtgcacactgcatgaatatacagagtttcccgctgctgttttaaaaagcacacattaTATTTATCTACGAGTCCTAATTAGGCGaggaccagcacatgaactgttttTCTGCTTAACTttactttagcaaaaaaaaaaaaagtagtaaaagtgCCTCTTCCCGCACTCAAAACTAGACgtctgttgatgagagtcttaaacgAGGACTGTTGGGATGTGGTCGTGTTCCACTTCACATACGCTGAGTGAAAGGGGagatttataatgacaggacacttatttatgacacttCCTCGTTCCGTGCGTCATACGTCATTACGCTATTTCTATGTAACTGCGTAACTGTTAATGTCCTCTCGTTCGGATTATAAAAGggataaaccaccccttacaatccgatcGAAATTTTAGTCAGATCAAGCCAAATCAATCCGAttgacgtgtttacatgtgacatttttattctgattgtgcttctagtcctattacgatcggATTAGAAGGGTCCATGTAAACGTAGCTATTGATGGAGTGTCGTGTgaattgcttgtggattattgtcatgtttggactctcattccgaTGGCATCTATTCATtacagagcatccactggtgaacaaatgatgctgaatttctccaaatccattGGTGATCCATTGCTAAACTTCTCCAAGTCTGttctgttgaagaaacaaactcacctacctcTGAGATGGCTTGAGggtaaaagaagacatttcaacAAACTCTTCTCTGTCTAGTCTACAGTGTAACACTAACCTCCTCAGAGTTTTTGGGACTGGTGAGGATGAAACAGCCAGGGTTGCTAGTTTCTGCTTTGTGATTTTGTTTGGGCTGTTGTACCACTGGGGAATCCACACGAGGCAACTCACAATCAAATCGATAAGAAAGATTGTGCAGGATGCACACACAGTTTTCTGTGGCCTGGAAAGCAAGAATgaatcattaaattattataaattgttcaCCAGTTGGAATAATCACTCCATGATCATATTAGACAATATAACATTACCTCAAGGAGGCTGAGAGGCATAGTTTCTTATCACACAATAGGTTTTACTGAAGTAAATTTGGATGGTCACGTTTATGCATTCATCTGTGTCACATAGTTTTGAGCATtcagaatgaatcatttgagaagtttttagtttgaataaataattttccCAATGGGGAGGACATTTTGTGTTATGAAATCTAAACATTTTCATTGTACAGGAACATCAAGGTCTAAAGACGTACTGTTGCTGTTGATAAAGATGGGGATTTAATGTGAGTAGCTCTTTACCTTATCATCAGGTTTGTAGTCTGCAATGCTACCACGGATATAATAGATGATAGACTCAATGAGACCCTCACAGTCTCGCATGGCTTTACGTCCATCTGGACCAGCTGAACtcaaatttctaaaaaaaaataataaatacaattattattactttcatgTAGAAATGCAATGGAGAGTGCAATTTTCTACATGAATAagtgaatataaaaatatctacTCAGTTATACCCAAAAAGGTGtaccaacatttttaataaaaaaatacagaaaaaacactaaatattagTGCTGTTAAAAGATTAATCGCAtagattataaaaatgtttgtttacatatgtgtgtgtactgtgtatatacacacacacacacacacacacacacacacatgcatgtatatatttcagaaaaaatctgttatttttgtatgtaaaatatatttatatatatataatataaattatatgaatataaatatatatatgtaaatgcatgtcaatattttccaaatatatatactgtacatgtgtgtatttatatacacataataaatatacacagtacacatgcatatattatgtaaacaaaaacttttttaatcaccattaatcatttgacagcactagtgaatatgattataattgaaaataactatgttctgtttaatatattttcaaatgtaatatattcctatGATGACActattactctagtcttcagagtcacatgacccttcagaaatcattctgatatgctgatttggtgatcttttagaaattttattaatttaagtattaatttctttaaaaaaaaacatctttctgtCCCCAAATGTTTGTATACACACATTAGTGTATATTAGAATAATGTTTCTGTATAGCTTTGGCAGTTGTAGCACTTAGAGTGGCCTGGcttatcaaaataaatgtgcttcaTTTAAAACCTGTTGTATTTTCTCTTTAAGTTGGAAATACCTCAGGCAGCCAGTAGTGTTGTAGAAAATGTCAGGGTCATCAAGGAGTTCCAACTTGGGGTCTTCCCCTTCAGAAATGCCAGAGCAGGGCACCAGCACACTATCTGTGAGAGGTTTGACCGCATCTTTAGCGAGCTGCTCTTTCAAGAGGTCATGAGAAGACAGATTCCACAGCAGCCCTGGAGAGAGAATAACATCTGCAAGATTAGTGGGAGGCTAGAGGTCACACGTTCAAGATCTGGATGTTTCTTATGTTGTGAGTTTTAGCTGGATCATCTAAAGTGGAGCCAAGTTTGACTGcgtaatgaaattaaatatattatggtgaacattttaaatactttaatgaATCCTTTACCAGTGAGCTGCCGTCGGGTCTCGATGTCTCGGTTGTTCTTGAGCAGTCTCAGGATCACTGGAAGCCCCTCACAGTCTTTGACTTCCATTTTGTTCTCATTGTTTTCGAAAACAATATTTCGGAGTGCGCCGACAGCAGCCCGTTGCAGCTCCTCGCTTTCATTCTGCATGAGCTTCAGCAGCTTTGGGATGCCTTGAAGATAAAGTACCTGAACAGATGGAACACGCTAAAATAAGAAACCTCAATTTAAATAGGTCAAATTCTGCAATTTTGTATTCTGTTAGTCAAGGTTCTTGGACCAAATTTTTTATGACCATTTTCCAGCTTCTCTCTGACCTTTAGAATTAAACAGCCTGTTTTTGCTACTTGACCTTTACCTCAATATAATAGTGTTTAAATGTTTGTGGTCACTAGGAgtttttgaattaagttttttatgctttaagctgcatttgtttgatcaaaaatactgtaaaaactgtaatattgcaaATCATTattacaataactgttttctgttttaatacattttaaatagtgctgtaaaacaattaatcatgattaattgcatccaaaatataagtttttgtttacatgatatatatctgttaattatgtatatataaatacatgcacatgcatgtatatatttaagataaatatgttatgttttttacactcattggccactttattaggtacactttGCTAGTACTGGGTTGGAGCCAGttttgtcttcagagaaaagttttcagttttgtgttcctgtagctcaattggtagagcactgttctatcaagcgcaaggttgggggttcgattccccaacacataatatgtaaaaatttatagcctgaatgcactctaagttgctttggataaaagcgtctgctaaatgcataaatttaatttaattttgaacagccttaattctacgtggcatagattcaacaaggtatTGGAAtgattcctcagagattttgttccatattgacatgataacTTAACACAGTTGCTGCAGTtggtcggctgcacatccatgatgcgaatctctAGTTCAACCACAAAGCtactctattggattgagatctggtgactgtggaggccatttgagtaaagtgaactcagtcatgttcaagaaaccagtctgagatgatttgagctttgtgacatggtgcattatcctgctggaagtagccatcagaagatgggtacactgtagtcatagaGGCATGGAGATGGTCAGCagcaatactcaggtaggctgtggtgttATAACGATGCTCAATTGTTTCCTtaagggcccaaagtgtgccaagaaaatagcAGCAAATagcaccaccagcagcctgaaccaaTGAGACGAGGCAGGATGGacccatgctttcatgttctttatgccaacttctgaccctaccatctgaatgttgcagcagaaatcaagactcatcagaccaggcaatatttttccaatcttctattccAATTTTGGttagcctgtgtgaattgtagcctctgtttcctattcttagctgacaggagcggcacccggtgtggtcttctgctgccgTAGCTGCTAcagggttcgacgtgttgtgtgttcagagataatattctgcataccttggttgtattgagtgtttatttgagttactgttgcctttctatcatctctaaccagcccattctcctctgacctctgacatcaacaaggcattttttatccacacaactgccactcatgttctctttttttcggaccattctctgtaaatcctagagatggttgtgcgtgaaaatcccagaagatcagcagtttttgaaatactcagaccagctcACCTGGCACCAACTACCATTCCATGTTCAAGTCACTTATAtcccctttctttcccattctgatgctcggttctGAAATCCTAAATGcactgagttgctgccatgtgatttgCTGATTAGccatttgtgttaccaagcaattgaagaggtgtacctaataaagtggccggtaagtgcatattaaatacatttataatatataaattatatgaatataaataaacgCATGTAAATACATGCAcaaattttcaaaatatatgctgtatgcgTGTGTTTTTCAGACCTGTGAACCTCTGCATACCAGCTCACAGCGTCTTTCATAAGGACAGGCGAAGTTGCTGAGCACTGAATCACTGTTGTTATGTAAGCATGGGcggctgtgtgtgcatgtgctaaCAGTTGTAATGTCACAACCACAATCATTCAGAATTAACTGCAGGTCAGTTTAACAAATTATATGGGTGGACTGGGGAGGTAGCTTTGTGATTATTAACATTACAGTTCATCTACATACAATAGTACATAGTACAAATAGTACAAACTGGTTTGAGAAGAGAAAATCCCATTATATACATGTATGTCAGGTATCATAAACTGTAACACTAGCCCAAAAAAAGAGggaatgcacaatatatatatatatatatatatatatatatataaaatagtttattaaCAAATCTTAgagattttaatatgtaattgtatgatattgtatattaaattcccttatttttatgatatatttaGATAACTTTGCTGTCATATAACTATAACTAAGTTAAAGTTCATCTATAAAAAcacttattattaaaaatatatttattcggatatattattctattattttatcGACAACGTTTTAATATGGGCTATTCTTGGATTCAAAGTGAATGCAGGAAATCCCCTTGAGCTGTCTTTTGTTTGCTCAAAGATTCAGTGTTGATAGTTCAAGAATGCCAAGCTCATATCTTAAAGCACTAGACTGCACCAACTCCTTTTTAATATCAAttgtgctttaaatgttttttgtaatgttttaaaagtcAAGTTTGTAAGGTATAAAATGAACAGCAGAAACGTAACTCTAAAGTCAAATGTTGTTGTCCTAATCATTTACTGTCTGACTGTTCTCTAAACATGTAAACCACACTAAATACTTTCCTCTCACTTTCTTCCACACCCGTTTTACACTTAATTAAAGTGTCACCTCTTCATGTAGTACTATGACTCACCGTTTCATTTCGCCTGAGGTGTTTGTTATCAATGCAACCACTGAGGCTAGACTTTGAGTATCTTTTTTGGGTGGATCATACTAGCATATTTCATTTTAGAGTTAAGTATCACTTACCTTTTTCTTGGCATCTGGACTGTTAAAGCACTGGTTCTGTATAAAGTTAGTCGCGGTGATTTGTGCTTCCATGTTATCTTGTGCAAGCAGATTTACAGCCTCTTTTAGTGTCATCTCTGGACCAAGTTCAACTTGTCTGCTCTTCCtttaaaacacagacacacaactgAAATATAACAGAGTTCATTCCAACTAAAATAGTTCAGACCAAGTAGTGCCCAAACCtttgtacatttttgtacatGTCTTTGTTTCAAGGTATTTACTAATACTGGTCATCTAACACTTGTATATTAAAATGGCAAggttatatgtatttatatatgatttattaatttattataagtaaatcaattatatatatatatatatatatatatatatatatatatatatatatatatatatatatatatatatatatatatatatatattatataactccacatttttaatgtatataatcaGTGCATTCACCGTGATTCTTAAATTGTAGATACAATGTGTATAAACTGCTTTTTTTGCCTAATGTTATTGTTTTCTAATGTATATTATGATCAGCCGATGTTTGCCATTTTCGCTATAACAATTGAGAAACAAAGAATTGTTACACTGATGAAGGCAGATTCCTGCTTTTATCTCCTGCTCTAACTTCATTTAGTGTGCAGACCAatctttataatgtattatatacaaattcaaaactaatttaatgtaggtttaatttaaattcagttttatagaatataatttaataataataattatcattattattttgttctctGAACCAAAttgtgaaaagttttttttatttcagggcAATGTATAAGCTAATGTTTTTGTTGCAGGATAATTACTAATAAACTTATActtgtataatatttttattgaaatatatgcaatttgtatttattatatataattaatttaataatgcattatatttattgtggtgtgtgtgtgtgtgtgtgtgtgtgtgtgtgtgtgtgtatatatatatatatatatatatatatatatatatatatatatataaccagcaTGCCAGTgttatgtactgtacattacaATGCTAATtgaatgtattattaaattaaacgtaaagttttatttaaatttaatattataaaatgctcAAATAACACGGTCAAACAATATGGGTATTTAACTGAGATTAAACAGGTAAAAACTATACTACTGACTTACTTTGCTGACGCTGTCCTTGTTTGTGGTTTGACTTCCAGCTTTTCTATCCTCCTCAAACTCCCTGACTGCTCCTCCATGCTGATCTGCGAGCCAGGCTGTGAGGGTCGTCTTCCTGCAACAAACTCCAGGCTCGGCTTCCGTATGCGGCTCTGCCAGGACACGTCCTCGGATTGTTCTTGAGCACCAAACCCCCCCTCTCTCGGCTTGCAGAGGGTCCTCTGAAGGGTGTGCTTCTCTAACTCCATCCTGTTTCTCTCTGCAGGAGCATTGTGTGGGGTGTTTGGTAAAAAAACATCATCTGTATCATCCATTCCATTGTTCTCAAACACAGGCTTTCTGGAGGGCTGTGTGACAGCCAACAGGCCTGCGAACCTCGGGTTTCGCAGAGTCTCGGAGTGGGCGTAACGTAAAGTTAGTTTGTTCATATGAAAACGGTTGACTGTAGGGGCCGAGGGGAGAGTGAAAGAATTGGACCCCCAGCATAAAGCCGGGCTTTTAGAGGTGTAACGACAGCTTCCATAGCCTCTGTGAAATCGAGATGGATCGGTACTTGACCACTGAGATCGATCAACCATCCGTGACAACCTTGTGGATTCATGATTGATGGAGATCGTCCGCTGCAAAGTATAGTTCATGTTATTATCTCAAATGAATTATGTTAGTGATATTAAATGACCATAACCATGGAAATAAACGAATGCTTTCTTCCATTTCTGACGCAAACCTATCAAATCGCTTCAGAAGATGCAAAAATCGTACAAActacttttattattacttttaaggTGTTTTTTGTCCGTTTTTGGAACTGGAAAGCtttaccattcactttcattgtatggcaaCAGAATTTTTGattttgggtgtactatcccctttaaaaacaacttttatCCTAATGGAAAATTGTCCTTACCTTCAGGTGCAGACTTCCTAACGATGAACTATTTGAAATATGACAGCTGGACAGACTGTCTGAGAGAGATGACTCTGCAACGCCCAAAATAACACACAATTGGACCACATACAATACAACACAATGGAAAACATATTCTTCATGATCACTTACAAATCCTACTAAATACATCTGAATGAGTGAGTTCTGATAAAATAAGGTAGGGTTCACCTTTCTCAACTAGCAAAAAAAGTACCAAAAGTGTTTATTTGCAGTATTGTTATTACAtttgttaaatgtattaaatagttattacattataataatttatttaattatatctatatatattttgtcatagctgtatatggacttcagctattatttttaaatatgtaaatattcagTACAAGAATATAAGTCATAGCTATAATCAGGTATAATCAATCAGTGGTATACATCAAAGTCACTTTGATAGCACACTGATACCATGATAGATCCAAAGTAATTgttgtaatagttttttttaatgaatgtttaaaatgttgtatgtaagaatgtttttgaatattttaataaaatataaaataaccaaaGGATAGGGTTAAGAGAacaaaggaccattgcaagctgaccaTAAACATTTGTCTGACATCccttattttttcctttaatgtaaaaatgtatacacCTGTATTATATTCCAAACCAAAACACtgcttattttgaaatattttattttatttcatgtagtTTCATCCCACATACCTGGCGGTTTTGGTTTCTTTCTTTTCCGTGAGAGAGTGAGCTGAACTTGTTGCTGTAGTCGGATGAGCCGGTGTGCGTCCGCGAGAGCGAGTTTGTCCTTCTCCGGTAAAGCTAAAGAAGAGTCTTCCGAGCGAAAAGCGCCGTGAACGGGCAACACAGAGCGCATGAAGTCTGCCTCCTCCGCCATCGGGACGGGTGTGATGAAGCGTCAGGTGTTTGAGTCTCTGTTGGGCGTGTGGTAGCAGCGCTGAGCTTGTTCTTTGTGTTCAGGGTGTGGTTTACACATGCGTCATTTCACACA harbors:
- the LOC127956523 gene encoding plakophilin-2-like, which translates into the protein MAEEADFMRSVLPVHGAFRSEDSSLALPEKDKLALADAHRLIRLQQQVQLTLSRKRKKPKPPESSLSDSLSSCHISNSSSLGSLHLKRTISINHESTRLSRMVDRSQWSSTDPSRFHRGYGSCRYTSKSPALCWGSNSFTLPSAPTVNRFHMNKLTLRYAHSETLRNPRFAGLLAVTQPSRKPVFENNGMDDTDDVFLPNTPHNAPAERNRMELEKHTLQRTLCKPREGGFGAQEQSEDVSWQSRIRKPSLEFVAGRRPSQPGSQISMEEQSGSLRRIEKLEVKPQTRTASAKKSRQVELGPEMTLKEAVNLLAQDNMEAQITATNFIQNQCFNSPDAKKKVLYLQGIPKLLKLMQNESEELQRAAVGALRNIVFENNENKMEVKDCEGLPVILRLLKNNRDIETRRQLTGLLWNLSSHDLLKEQLAKDAVKPLTDSVLVPCSGISEGEDPKLELLDDPDIFYNTTGCLRNLSSAGPDGRKAMRDCEGLIESIIYYIRGSIADYKPDDKATENCVCILHNLSYRFDCELPRVDSPVVQQPKQNHKAETSNPGCFILTSPKNSEEAQEADEDYPLLEENGSPQGVEWLWSAITVRMYLSLIAVSTNQHTKVASIGALQNLTACSGETSQAIGHFIVQKEGGLSQVKKMLQEGEKEEIRISVSLLKNISRYRELHADIVKQVLPELISILPNSDRSVEQPIEVTVMICHILINLSHASVSNTCAITNQGALPKIISISTKDNGFGPTRAGQAACILLHTLWRHSELHSSFKKAGYRKTDFINNRTVKVVNSVRD